The following proteins are co-located in the Cutaneotrichosporon cavernicola HIS019 DNA, chromosome: 3 genome:
- the RPS5 gene encoding uncharacterized protein (Belongs to the universal ribosomal protein uS7 family): MALPAQVQSVADEGVVKLFGKWDAQEIEVKDISLTDYINVNHAVYVPHTAGRYAKKQFAKGRMPIVERLVNALMMNGRNNGKKIMAVRIVQHAFEIIHLVTEQNPIQVLVDAIVNTGPREDSTRIGSQGTVRRQAVDVSPLRRVNQAISLLTIGTRESAFHNSKSVSECLADELVNAAKGSSNSYAIKKKDELERVAKSNR, from the exons ATG gctCTCCCCGCGCAGGTCCAGTCCGTCGctgacgagggcgtcgtCAAGCTCTTCGGCAAGTGGGACGCTCAGGA gatcgaggtcaaggacatCTCGCTCACCGACTACATCAACGTCAACCACGCCGTCTATGTCC CCCACACTGCCGGCCGCTACGCCAAGAAGCAGTTCGCCAAGGGCCGCATGCCCAttgtcgagcgcctcgtcaacgccCTCATGATGAACGGCCGCAACAACGGCAAGAAGATCATGGCTGTCCGCATCGTCCAGCACGCGTTCGAGATCATCCACCTCGTTACCGAGCAGAACCCCATCCAGGTTCTCGTTGACGCCATTGTCAACACCGGCCCCCGTGAGGACTCGACCCGTATCGGCTCGCAGGGCACTGTCCGTCGCCAGGCTGTCGACGTCTCGCCCCTCCGCCGTGTCAACCAGGCCATCAGCCTCCTCACCATCGGCACCCGCGAGTCGGCGTTCCACAACTCCAAGTCGGTCTCAGAGTGCCTCGccgatgagctcgtcaacgccgccaAGGGCTCGTCCAACTCGTACGCTatcaagaagaaggacgagcttgagcgtGTCGCCAAGTCGAACCGGTAA
- a CDS encoding uncharacterized protein (Belongs to the glycosyl hydrolase 47 family), with amino-acid sequence MDASRRAALRDEVRDMFHHAFTGYMSFAYPADELRPITCAPLHRDPNPANIGVNDIHANISMTLVDSLSALPLILPDEYPAAVERVSRISFDQNVKVQVFEMTIRALGALLSTYQKLEALPEDPKAQAAALGIEGTTDVKKYAPRMLELALDLGTRLLPAFNTPTGLPYARVNLRHGIEARESSETCTAGAGSLVLEFTLLSRLTGDERFEDLAHRAFMSVWNRRTAEDLVGNAISVNHGQWLQPGMSGTNAGIDSFFEYALKGAIMLDDPTYMDVFHDAYAAIQTHVRTKDGFIYRPVQIRSLRPASTSVIDSLSAFFPGVQVLAGDIESAIRNHLVFWNIWRRYSGIPESWAHDERTVGWAGWPGRPEFIESTYYLYTVTRDDFYLRVGERVLHDIRRRTITPCGFATLANVETGETEDRMESFLLSETLKYLYLLFADLPSEPPTNTVFTTEGHQLHIPRNLIRPPTAARRALHKREDLYCPPYMPQTLGGLPVGIEGRDDYEYARALVYGPGTEGLRVEEGRTYDGLGTCAVPEVPRFAFELVLMPPDTDPEAPLPAHDASPSAVKVWQQDDGDWMITDIEGLRLGCRWRFDGGGYDISNIGPHRVRYGQHVFISDPKMEGYLPSLPPEKPKEDALDVVLLVRHAGKDDTVIRLQTSTADFGRGFLPLKGGPAEDESVSSEQAPFSTNVALDAPLLLVVPKNTLNGCTAVVAKKLDPKPKGPFALFVARGGCSFAEKALNAAHAGASMLLVGDNTAGGGHVRPTASDEAASVLTELQGLRVGFVGHDEAMVLATLHNAAPLEVVVEGPLAQREGSTVPKPQRREGRLVVGEHDLVNIRVVEA; translated from the exons ATGGACGCGTCTCGACGCGCCGCACTGCGCGATGAGGTGCGCGAC ATGTTCCATCACGCCTTCACTGGTTACATGTCGTTTGCGTATCCGGCGGACGAATTGCGACCCATCACCTGCGCCCCACTACACCGCGATCCGAACCCCGCCAACATTGGCGTGAACGACATCCACGCCAACATCAGCATGACGCTCGTCGACTCGCTCAGCGCGCTTCCTCTGATCCTACCGGACGAGTACCCGGCAGCCGTGGAGCGAGTATCACGCATCAGCTTTGACCAGAACGTGAAAGTGCAGGTGTTTGAGATGACGATCCGGGCCCTCGGCGCACTGCTGAGCACCTACCAGAAGCTCGAAGCTCTGCCGGAAGATCCCAAGGCCCAGGCAGCGGCGCTGGGCATAGAGGGGACGACCGACGTGAAGAAGTACGCCCCGAGGATGCTCGAActtgccctcgacctcgggaCGCGGCTGCTCCCTGCGTTTAATACGCCGACGGGCCTGCCGTACGCACGCGTTAACCTGCGGCATGGgatcgaggcgcgcgagagctCCGAAACCTGTACGGCTGGGGCGGGGAGTTTGGTGCTCGAGTTCACTCTCCTCTCAAGGCTGACTGGCGATGAACGCTTCGAG GACCTAGCACACCGAGCGTTCATGTCGGTCTGGAACCGGCGGACAGCCGAGGACCTGGTTGGAAATGCTATCAGTGTCAACCACGGCCAGTGGCTGCAGCCCGGGATGAGTGGGACGAACGCGGGCATTGACTCCTTCTTCGAGTACGCGCTAAAGGGCGCGAtcatgctcgacgacccgACATACATGGACGTGTTCCATGACGCGTACGCTGCGATTCAGACCCATGTGCGGACGAAGGACGGGTTTATT TATCGACCCGTGCAGATTCGCAGCCTCAGGCCTGCGTCGACGTCCGTGATTGACTCGCTCTCAGCTTTCTTCCCCGGCGTACAGGTGCTCGCTGGTGACATTGAATCAGCAATTCGCAACCACCTCGTCTTCTGGAACATTTGGCGACGGTACAGCGGCATTCCAGAGTCGTGGGCGCACGATGAGCGTACTGTGGGGTGGGCTGGGTGGCCAGGGCGTCCCGAGTTCATCGAATCGACGTACTATCTCTACACCGTGACGCGGGACGACTTCTACCTGCGTGTCGGTGAGCGTGTCCTGCACGATATCAGACGGCGCACAATCACGCCATGTGGCTTTGCGAcgctcgccaacgtcgagacaggcgagaccgaggaccGAATGGAGAGCTTCCTGCTTTCCGAGACTCTTAAGTATCTCTACCTTCTCTTCGCAGACCTGCCGAGCGAACCGCCCACCAACACTGTCTTCACAACGGAGGGACATCAGTTGCACATCCCGCGTAACCTGATACGTCCACCCACGGCGGCACGGCGGGCACTGCACAAGCGCGAGGATCTCTACTGCCCGCCGTACATGCCGCAGACGCTGGGTGGATTGCCAGTCGGCATCGAGGGACGAGACGACTATGAGTATGCGCGCGCTTTGGTGTATGGGCCTGGGACGGAAGGCCTGCGTGTTGAAGAAGGACGGACATATGACGGGCTGGGGACGTGCGCCGTTCCCGAGGTGCCACGGTTCGCCTTCGAGCTCGTGCTCATGCCCCCCGACACAGATCCGGAGGCACCATTACCCGCGCacgacgcgtcgccgagtGCGGTCAAGGTGTGGCAGCAGGACGACGGGGACTGGATGATCACAGATATAGAAGGACTGCGACTCGGATGCCGCTGGCGCTTTGACGGGGGTGGGTACGACATTTCCAACATCGGGCCTCACCGTGTGCGGTACGGACAGCACGTCTTCATCTCAGATCCTAAGATGGAGGGGTATCTCCCATCGCTACCCCCTGAGAAGCCAAAGGAGGATGCGCTTGACGTTGTTCTCCTGGTCCGACATGCcggcaaggacgacacAGTCATACGTCTCCAGACATCGACGGCCGACTTTGGGAGGGGCTTCCTCCCGCTAAAGGGGGGTCCGGCGGAAGACGAATCCGTCAGCTCTGAACAGGCGCCGTTCTCCACCAACGTGGCACTCGACGCgccgcttctcctcgttgTGCCAAAGAACACATTGAACGGTTGCACGGCCGTCGTGGCCAAGAAGCTGGACCCGAAACCCAAGGGGCCTTTCGCTCTCTTTGTCGCCCGTGGTGGCTGCAGTTTCGCCGAGAAGGCTCTCAACGCCGCGCATGCTGGCGCGTCTATGCTCCTCGTGGGTGACAACACGGCAGGTGGAGGCCATGTGCGGCCTACAGCGTCGGATGAGGCGGCATCCGTCCTCACGGAGCTACAGGGACTCCGTGTCGGCTTTGTGGGCCACGACGAGGCTATGGTCCTCGCCACTCTCCACAACGCTGCTCCGCTCGAAGTGGTTGTCGAGGGACCATTGGCACAGAGGGAGGGCAGTACTGTCCCAAAGCCGCAGAGGCGGGAGGGGCGGTTGGTTGTCGGGGAGCATGACCTGGTCAACATCCGGGTTGTCGAGGCATAG
- a CDS encoding uncharacterized protein (Phytochrome region), translating to MVSDIENDGKSIPDAMMAMLENTSCDTGSSPKSTAMLNHRSPMIISEKSERELPLQGRTTLESDDAGVTNLVNDFSGIIRLGDAPQSETTVGGLSTILRPATAKATSVAAGMPRHRDGDADIGRLLHTGTQTSSGSMSAQTRDSVPNFVNDQAQTSTSQTRTRRCSLPGEDGATMSSDEGVTEGPFTTSRFNHVTTEDGHYVVVGREGTLQRCEDEPIRMPGAVQGFGVLILLEEDYDTGDMTVRQVSENSTELLGLSPQYLFGLPCFSDVLTDDQDDALRDIIESLPYSDGQVSEPASGYEVPQVFRLSGYGEPGSDDTRVEEMPGLIPSHRREWTCWAAARRPKMDSWIKYDDRGEQLPVPNLVMLELELERDNYNPLTQPLDYFAEEDMQMPESAESVISRETGLYDRGFFASRVRHSSSGSACDTLPERMELSSNNPSLEVLSNSTRTRSTGVCGVLAPASFADTPVTLPSNASPSELSSGNTLPTTAQVFPGAADSSNPRRRKRYGLKGLEEYPPVERVLDSTTNYAKPLRAAPGIASHKDTRNSRGPRGRGSRPRRKRRTSAASSADALDVVAVLNQINEQLGGAQDLDSFLKIAVGLVKDLCHFSRVVVYQFDEEYNGKVVTELVDWGTTTDLWKGLMFPAADIPPQARELYRINKVRFLYDRSQMTARLVLRDKSDLEHPLDMTHCFLRAMSPIHLKYLANMEVRSSMSISIMAFGKLWGLIACHSYGNHGMRVSFPVRQMLCIFSDVMSRNVERLWYAQKLKTRQIINTTGFAGMASFGGKSSQRGGSSDGPFDSPSSQGYLVSNADELLDIFDADSGMLVINDGCKLLGECDKPHAMLAIAEYLGIAKFGEIIASNYLTHDFPDLILPRAADTIAGLLYVPLTNEPGKDFLVLLRKGQVDEVKWAGRPFINEDVENKAVLEPRSSFKLWVQKVTGRSRVWTNDQLDSAHDLSLMYGKFIRVWREHQNAMMSNQLTAILLSNTSHAVRTPLSQIINTLELALAGNLDSDTRNMLENSHNASRALLFHVHDLLDLTRIETGNETAFNDPFDIKQTIGNTVRLYQTETQRRGIQFVVTMADDLPQMVIGDSRKIKTVVSNLVANAVKYTREGSIEVTCGLEPKGQPTPDSVSIEITVSDTGCGIAPEKLEAMFVTLEGAEDRADGGSVGLGLAVVGRIVEQLHGQLRAESRVGKGTRFYFTCTMGVNADFQPNGSGSGGLLLEHANPPKVHPSSKRPSVSVATASLDHTKDRPDRAAASTTVPAVEAVRTPPLRSKIGPKGGPQLRILVVEDDIINSQILQKRLKMDNHIVHVVENGQEAVDTIAADWDFDAVIMDIQMPILDGYGAAAAIRELETKNPASGIEPVHIDGRLPIFALSASLYEEDRVNLGTHFDGWLLKPLQFNRLRALLAALIDSEKRVQEIYRPGEWERGGYFRDGWKV from the exons ATGGTAAGCGATATCGAGAACGACGGGAAATCGATCCCGGATGCGATGATGGCTATGCTCGAGAACACGAGCTGCGATACCGGGTCGTCGCCGAAAAGTACGGCGATGCTGAACCACCGGTCCCCTATGATCATCTCGGAAaagagcgagcgcgagctgccgTTGCAGGGCCGCACGACTCTGGAATCGGACGACGCGGGCGtcaccaacctcgtcaacgacTTCTCTGGCATCATCCGTCTCGGTGACGCACCGCAGAGCGAGACGACGGTAGGGGGCTTGTCTACAATTCTGCGGCCTGCCACAGCGAAGGCCACGAGCGTTGCCGCAGGGATGCCACGCCACCGCGATGGGGACGCGGATATTGGTAGGCTGCTTCACACGGGCACACAGACAAGCTCTGGGAGCATGAGCGCCCAGACGCGCGACTCGGTGCCCAACTTTGTCAACGATCAGGCGCAAACGAGCACGTCGCAGACCCGAACACGGCGGTGCTCTCTGCCCGGGGAAGACGGGGCCACCATGTCCTCTGACGAGGGCGTGACCGAGGGACCGTTTACGACGTCCCGATTCAACCACGTCACAACGGAAGACGGACATtatgtcgtcgtcggccgtgAGGGCACGCTGCAGCGGTGCGAGGATGAGCCGATCAGGATGCCAGGTGCCGTACAGGGCTTTGGTGTGCTGATCCTGCTAGAAGAGGACTACGACACGGGTGACATGACCGTACGCCAGGTGTCCGAA AACTCTACGGAACTGCTCGGTCTGTCACCGCAGTATCTTTTTGGTCTGCCGTGCTTCTCCGACGTCCTTACCGACGACCaggacgacgcgctgcgcgacATCATCGAGTCTCTGCCGTACTCCGACGGCCAGGTGTCCGAGCCGGCATCAGGGTACGAGGTCCCGCAGGTGTTTCGGCTTAGTGGGTATGGTGAGCCCGGGAGCGACGACACGcgggtcgaggagatgccGGGGTTGATACCCTCGCACCGGCGCGAATGGACGTGTTGGGCTGCGGCAAGGCGTCCCAAGATGGACTCGTGGATCAAGTACGACGACCGCGGCGAACAGCTGCCCGtccccaacctcgtcaTGCTGGAacttgagctcgagcgcgacaacTACAACCCGCTCACTCAGCCGTTGGACTACTTCGCAGAGGAAGACATGCAGATGCCCGAGTCGGCCGAGTCGGTCATCAGCCGCGAAACTGGGCTCTACGACCGCGGGTTTTTTGCGAGTCGCGTGCGACATTCGTCCTCGGGCAGTGCGTGCGACACCTTGCCAGAGCGAATGGAGTTGTCAAGTAACAACCCGTCCTTGGAGGTGCTCAGTAACTCAACGCGCACCCGTTCGACCGGTGTTTGTGGTGTTCTGGCTCCGGCCAGCTTCGCGGACACTCCGGTGACTCTTCCCTCCAACGCGTCACCATCCGAACTGTCGTCGGGAAATACACTTCCGACGACAGCACAGGTGTTCCCTGGCGCAGCAGATTCGAGCAACCCACGTAGACGCAAGCGATATGGTCTCAAAGGCCTGGAGGAATATCCACCTGTTGAGCGCGTGCTCGACAGCACGACCAACTACGCCAAGCCGTTGCGGGCGGCACCGGGCATCGCGAGCCACAAGGACACGCGCAACTCCCGTGGGCCACGGGGGCGCGGCTCACGGCCACGGCGGAAACGCAGGACAAGtgcggcgagctcggcggatgcgctcgacgtcgtcgcagTACTCAACCAAATCAACGAACAActtggcggcgcgcaggACCTTGATTCGTTCCTCAAGATCGCCGTTGGCCTCGTTAAGGATTTGTGCCACTTCAGCCGCGTTGTCGTCTACCAGTTTGACGAGGAGTACAATGGTAAGGTCGTgaccgagctcgtcgactggGGAACCACCACAGACCTGTGGAAGGGACTCATGTTCCCTGCGGCCGACATCCCTCCACAAGCGCGTGAACTGTATCGTATCAACAAGGTGAGGTTCCTGTACGACCGTAGCCAAATGACGGCGCGCCTCGTGCTGCGCGATAAGAGCGACCTCGAACACCCGCTTGACATGACGCACTGCTTCCTACGCGCAATGTCGCCCATCCACCTGAAGTACCTCGCCAACATGGAGGTTCggtcgtccatgtccatctccatcaTGGCGTTTGGCAAGCTGTGGGGCCTCATCGCGTGTCACTCGTACGGGAATCACGGGATGCGTGTGTCGTTCCCAGTGCGCCAGATGCTGTGTATTTTTTCCGACGTTATGTCCCGCAACGTCGAGCGTCTTTGGTACGCCCAGAAGCTCAAGACGCGCCAGATTATCAACACGACCGGGTTTGCTGGCATGGCGAGTTTTGGCGGCAAGTCGTCTCAACGCGGTGGTTCCAGCGACGGGCCGTTTgactcgccgtcgtcgcagGGATACCTTGTGTccaacgccgacgagcttctcgacATCTTTGATGCCGACTCGGGCATGCTCGTCATCAACGATGGGTGTAAGCTCCTCGGGGAGTGTGATAAGCCGCACGCCATGCTCGCCATCGCAGAGTATCTCGGAATTGCAAAGTTTGGCGAAATCATCGCCTCCAACTACCTCACACACGACTTCCCGGACCTCATTCTGCCTCGCGCTGCCGACACGATCGCGGGCTTGTTGTACGTCCCGCTCACCAACGAACCAGGCAAGGACTTTCTGGTGCTTCTCCGCAAGggccaggtcgacgaggtcaaaTGGGCCGGCCGCCCGTTCATTAATGAAGACGTCGAAAATAAGGCCGTACTTGAGCCACGGAGCTCGTTCAAGCTCTGGGTCCAGAAAGTGACGGGACGGTCGCGCGTGTGGACCAACGATCAGCTCGACTCTGCGCATGATCTCTCCCTCATGTACGGCAAGTTTATCCGCGTGTGGCGCGAGCACCAGAACGCTATGATGTCCAACCAGCTCACGGCGATCCTGCTGTCCAACACGAGCCATGCCGTTCGTACCCCGCTATCCCAGATCATCAacacgctcgagctcgcacTCGCTGGCaacctcgactcggacacACGCAACATGCTCGAGAACAGCCACAACGCATCACGCGCGCTCCTGTTCCACGTGCACGACCTGCTGGACCTAACTCGTATCGAGACAGGCAACGAGACGGCGTTCAACGACCCTTTCGACATCAAGCAGACTATCGGTAACACAGTTCGCCTATACCAAACCGAGACCCAACGCCGCGGGATCCAGTTCGTGGTCACCATGGCCGACGACCTGCCGCAAATGGTCATCGGGGATTCGCGCAAGATCAAGACGGTTGTGTCCAACCTCGTTGCAAACGCGGTCAAGTACACTCGCGAGGGCTCGATCGAGGTGACATGTGGACTCGAACCTAAGGGACAGCCCACTCCAGACTCGGTCTCGATCGAGATCACCGTCAGTGACACGGGTTGCGGTATTGCCCCAgagaagctcgaggccatgtTTGTCAccctcgagggcgccgaggaccgcgccgacggTGGCAGCGttgggctcgggctcgccgtcgttggGCGTATtgtcgagcagctgcaCGGCCAACTGCGCGCCGAGAGCAGGGTCGGCAAAGGAACAAGGTTCTACTTTACGTGCACCATGGGCGTCAATGCCGACTTCCAGCCGAACGGCTCTGGATCTGGCGGCCTCCTGCTCGAGCACGCCAACCCACCTAAGGTCCATCCGTCGAGCAAGCGGCCGTCGGTATCGGTGGCGACGGCATCGCTCGACCACACTAAAGACCGTCCCGACCGCGCTGCGGCCTCGACAACCGTGCCAGCTGTCGAGGCTGTGCGAACCCCGCCCCTCCGATCAAAGATTGGCCCGAAGGGCGGACCGCAGCTGCGAATCCTGGTAGTAGAGGACGATATTATCAACAGCCAAATCCTCCAGAAACGTCTCAAGATGGACAATCACATTgtccacgtcgtcgagaaTGGGCAGGAGGCTGTCGACACGATCGCAGCCGATTGGGACTTTGACGCGGTCATCATGGACATCCAGATGCCTATCCTGGACGGGTATggggctgcggcggcgatcCGGGAACTCGAGACTAAGAATCCTGCGTCTGGGATCGAACCCGTGCACATCGATGGGCGTTTACCAATCTTCGCGCTCAGCGCAAGCTTGTATGAGGAGGATAGGGTGAATCTCGGCACCCACTTTGACGGGTGGCTTCTCAAGCCGCTCCAGTTTAACAGACtgcgcgcgctgctcgcTGCACTGATTGACAGCGAGAAGCGCGTGCAGGAAATATACAGGCCGGGGGAGTGGGAGCGCGGCGGATATTTTCGTGATGGGTGGAAGGTGTAG